The proteins below are encoded in one region of Pseudomonas entomophila L48:
- a CDS encoding helix-turn-helix domain-containing protein: MPPLDHLQVFNVLNASPHAKLELSAHLGDGLAAALWSNRHDARDYQAPSHHTLSCYIAEGTGTFRRQRPADKGAPDKLCVMPAGHESNWVINGSIRLAHLYISEEQFALGCTRLLDREPREMQLREETFLDDPQQARRFHQLIHLDWAEPGERLLASSLAHAIIDHAVLHQAGLREGLKLKGGLAPHLRRQLVEYIETHLDQPLTLGELALRCNLSEYHFARMFRASFGLPPHQYLLARRLHRACELLRLGDLPLGQVALLCGFASASHFSNRFRQALGATPGDYRAAFAG; the protein is encoded by the coding sequence ATGCCCCCACTCGATCACCTGCAGGTCTTCAACGTCCTGAACGCCTCGCCCCACGCCAAGCTGGAGCTGAGCGCGCACCTGGGCGACGGGCTGGCGGCGGCGTTGTGGAGCAACCGCCACGACGCCCGCGACTACCAGGCCCCCAGCCACCACACCCTGTCCTGCTACATCGCCGAGGGCACCGGCACCTTCCGCCGCCAGCGCCCGGCCGACAAAGGCGCGCCGGACAAACTGTGCGTCATGCCCGCCGGCCACGAGTCGAACTGGGTGATCAACGGCTCGATCCGCCTGGCCCACCTGTACATCAGCGAGGAACAGTTCGCCCTCGGCTGCACCCGCCTGCTCGACCGCGAGCCCCGGGAGATGCAGCTGCGCGAAGAGACCTTCCTCGACGATCCGCAACAGGCCCGGCGCTTCCACCAGCTGATCCACCTGGACTGGGCCGAGCCTGGCGAACGCCTGCTGGCCAGCAGCCTGGCCCACGCCATCATCGACCACGCCGTGTTGCACCAGGCCGGGTTGCGCGAGGGGTTGAAGCTCAAGGGCGGGCTGGCGCCACATCTGCGTCGGCAGTTGGTGGAGTACATCGAGACCCACCTCGACCAGCCATTGACCCTCGGCGAGCTGGCGCTGCGCTGCAACCTCTCCGAATACCACTTTGCCCGGATGTTCCGCGCCAGCTTCGGCCTACCGCCGCATCAGTACCTGTTGGCCAGGCGCCTGCACCGGGCCTGCGAGCTACTGCGCCTGGGCGACCTGCCGCTGGGGCAGGTGGCATTGCTGTGCGGGTTCGCCAGCGCCAGCCACTTCAGCAATCGGTTCCGGCAGGCGCTGGGGGCAACGCCAGGGGACTATCGGGCTGCGTTCGCCGGTTGA
- a CDS encoding DMT family transporter has protein sequence MNLSLYLLTVLIWGTTWIALKLQLGEVAIPVSIVYRFALAGLILFAFLLLTRRLQPMNRRGHLVCLAQGLCLFCVNFMCFLTASQWVATGLIAVVFSTATLWNAINARIFFGQRIAANVLAGGALGLLGLGLLFWPELSHHAASRETLYGLGLGLLGTLCFSAGNMLSTVQQKAGLKPMTTNAWGMVYGASMLAVYCLVKGIPFDMEWNARYIGSLLYLVIPGSVIAFTAYLTLVGRMGPERAAYCTVLFPLVALNVSAVAEGYQWTAPALLGLVAVMAGNVLVFRKPKVRTEAVALAR, from the coding sequence ATGAACCTGTCGCTCTACCTGCTCACCGTCCTGATCTGGGGCACCACCTGGATCGCCCTGAAACTGCAGCTGGGCGAGGTCGCCATCCCGGTGTCGATCGTCTACCGCTTCGCCCTGGCCGGGCTGATCCTGTTCGCCTTCCTGCTGCTCACCCGCCGCCTGCAACCGATGAACCGCCGTGGCCACCTGGTGTGCCTGGCCCAGGGGTTGTGCCTGTTCTGCGTCAACTTCATGTGCTTCCTCACCGCCAGCCAGTGGGTCGCCACCGGCCTGATCGCCGTGGTGTTCTCCACCGCCACCTTGTGGAACGCGATCAACGCGCGGATCTTCTTCGGCCAGCGCATCGCCGCCAACGTGCTGGCCGGCGGGGCCTTGGGCCTGCTCGGGCTGGGCTTGCTGTTCTGGCCAGAGCTGTCGCACCACGCCGCCAGCCGCGAGACCTTGTACGGCCTGGGGCTGGGACTGCTCGGCACGTTGTGCTTCTCGGCGGGCAACATGCTGTCCACCGTGCAGCAGAAGGCCGGGCTCAAGCCCATGACTACCAATGCCTGGGGCATGGTGTACGGCGCCTCGATGCTGGCGGTGTATTGCCTGGTCAAGGGCATTCCCTTCGACATGGAATGGAACGCCCGCTATATCGGTTCGCTGCTGTACTTGGTGATCCCAGGCTCGGTGATCGCTTTTACTGCCTACCTGACCCTGGTCGGGCGCATGGGGCCGGAGCGGGCAGCGTACTGCACGGTGCTGTTCCCGTTGGTGGCGCTGAACGTATCGGCGGTGGCCGAGGGGTACCAGTGGACGGCGCCGGCGTTGCTGGGGCTGGTGGCGGTGATGGCGGGGAATGTGCTGGTGTTTCGCAAGCCCAAGGTCAGGACTGAGGCCGTGGCGTTGGCACGTTGA
- a CDS encoding 2-hydroxyacid dehydrogenase: MKKTVLAFSRITQASAERLQQDFNVIVPNPKLGDINAQFNEALPEAHGLIGVGRKLGRAQLEGAGKLEVVSSVSVGYDNYDLDYFNERGIALTNTPDVLTESTADLGFALIMGCARRTAELDAWTKAGQWQATVGPAHFGSDVHGKTLGIVGLGNIGAAIARRGRFGFNMQVLYTGNSRKAALEEELGAQFRSLDELLGEADFVCLVVPLSDATRKLIGARELKLMKPSAFLVNVARGPVVDEAALVEALQNGTIRGAGLDVYEKEPLSDSPLFKLPNALTLPHIGSATAETREAMANRALDNLRAALLGERPRDLVNPQVWKH, from the coding sequence ATGAAAAAAACCGTCCTGGCCTTCAGCCGCATCACCCAGGCCTCAGCCGAACGCCTGCAGCAAGACTTCAACGTGATCGTGCCGAACCCCAAGCTCGGCGACATCAACGCCCAGTTCAACGAAGCCCTGCCCGAGGCCCACGGCCTGATCGGCGTGGGCCGCAAGCTCGGCCGCGCGCAGCTCGAAGGCGCGGGCAAGCTGGAGGTGGTGTCCAGCGTCTCGGTGGGCTACGACAATTATGACCTGGACTACTTCAACGAACGCGGCATCGCCCTGACCAACACCCCCGACGTGCTCACCGAAAGCACCGCCGACCTGGGCTTCGCCCTGATCATGGGCTGCGCCCGGCGCACCGCCGAGCTGGACGCCTGGACCAAGGCCGGCCAGTGGCAGGCCACCGTCGGCCCGGCGCACTTCGGCAGCGACGTGCACGGCAAGACCCTGGGCATCGTCGGCCTGGGCAACATCGGCGCGGCCATCGCCCGCCGTGGCCGTTTCGGTTTCAACATGCAGGTGCTGTACACCGGCAACAGCCGCAAGGCCGCGCTGGAGGAGGAGCTGGGCGCGCAGTTCCGCAGCCTGGACGAGTTGCTGGGCGAAGCTGATTTCGTCTGCCTGGTGGTGCCGCTGTCCGACGCCACCCGCAAGCTGATCGGTGCTCGTGAACTGAAGCTGATGAAGCCCAGCGCGTTCCTGGTCAACGTTGCTCGCGGGCCAGTGGTGGACGAGGCGGCGCTGGTCGAGGCGCTACAGAACGGCACGATTCGCGGTGCCGGGCTGGATGTGTACGAGAAGGAGCCGCTGAGCGATTCGCCGCTGTTCAAGCTGCCCAACGCCCTGACCCTGCCGCACATCGGCTCGGCCACCGCCGAGACCCGCGAGGCCATGGCCAACCGGGCGCTGGACAACCTGCGCGCGGCGCTGCTCGGTGAGCGGCCACGGGACCTGGTGAACCCGCAGGTGTGGAAGCACTGA